GAGTTCTGGCGGCGCTGGCACATGTCGCTGTCGCGGTGGTTCCGGGACTACGTCTACATCCCGCTCGGCGGCAACCGGCACGGCGTCGCCAAGACCTACCGCAACCTGACCATCGTGTTCGTGCTCACCGGTTTCTGGCACGGTCCGAACTGGACGTTCCTGGTGTGGGGGCTGTTCCACGGGCTGTTGCTGGTGATCGAGCGGTGGCGGCGGTGGGACTCCGCTCCTCGCCCCGGCTGGCCCAGGGTGGCGCGGCGCGCGCTGACGCTGCTGCTGGTGGTGTTCGGCTGGGTGTTCTTCAAGTCCGCCGACCTGGGGTCGGCCCTCTCCCTCATCGGGCACATGCTGGTGCCCGACCTCACCGGTGTCACCGACCTCGTCGAGTCCGCGCTGACCAACCAGCGGACCCTGATCCTGCTCGTCGCGCTGTCGGTGTTCTTCCTGCCCGCCGGGCCGGTGACCGGGCCGTACCTGGAGTCCGTCCGCGGCGGGCTGGCCTCGTCGCTGCGGATCGGCGTGATGACCGCCGGGCTCGCCTACTCCGCCATCCTCGTCGCCACCGGCACCTTCTCACCGTTCCTCTACTACCAGTTCTAGCGCCGGACGCCGCGCGTATTTCGCTTGTCATACGCTTCGTGCGCGCTCTGGTCGGAGAAGAGATCCTTCCGGCGGAAGGAGAGGCGAGTGCGATGCCGAAGAGGAACGCGGCTGCGGGGCCGGGTAGACGACGCGACCGAGCGCAGGGCTTGTCACGGCACCATCCGCATCGTCCGGCGGATCGCGGGCTGATGGTCACGGTGCGGACCGCGACGGCAGCGGACCTGGACGCGCTTCTGGGGCTGTACAAGGAGTTCAACCCCGAGGACCCGGATCTGTCCATTGTGGACGCCTCGGCGATCTGGGCGGAGATGGCCGGGCAGGGCCGGATCGTGCTCGTCGCGGAGCGGGACGGCGTCGTCGCGGGCACCCTGGACTGCGCGCCGTTCGCCAACCTCACCCGGGGAGGGCGGCCGATCCTGAACCTGGAGAACATGGTCGTGGGAGTCGGGCACCGGCGGCAGGGGATCGGCAGGGCACTGATCGGCGCGGCCGTCGACCTCGCGCGGGAGCTGGGTTGCTACAAGCTCCAACTGCTCTCCGCCGACACGGAGGAGGCGCACGCGTTCTACGAGTCATGTGGCTTTCGTCATGCGGCCCGGGGTTACCGGTTCTACCTGTGATCAGCACTCCAGGGAAGTACGGTGAGGCCCGTGACGGTGCGGGACGGAGGCAAGGCGACCGAGGGCTTCACGCTGCCCCAGGTGCACGAGGCCTGGCTGCCCAGGGAGCACTCGCTGCACCGGCCCAGGCACGGCAAGCGGCAGCTCGTCGCGCTGATCTCCGCCATCGCCTTCTTCGCCACCCCGCTCGTCGCGTGGACGTTCGGCGCGCGGCCGGTGGCCTTCGAGAACCGGGAGCTCGTCGCGTTCCCCTCGTTGAGCAACGGCTTCGGGTTCTTCACCAAGCTGCCGCAGTGGGCGACCGACCACCTGGTGTTCCGGCAGGACGCCGTGCACGCCACGGACTGGATCAGCGAGACGTTCTTCGGTGAGCCGGTGCCGCTGGACGGCGGGCACAACAGCGGCGGGCCGGTGCCCGCGAACCCGATCGCGCCGCCCGCGCCCACCGAACCGACCGGTCCCGAGCAGGTCCTGCCTCCGGACAGCTCCGGGTTCGTCAAGGTGGTGCAGGGCCGCGACGGCTGGCTGTTCTTCGGCGGCGACGCGCAGAGCAAGTGCCAGCCGGCCCAGTCGCTGGACCGCACGATCGCCCAGGTGAACCGCCTGCGCGCGATCGTGGAGCGGTCCGGCAGGCGGTTCGTGCTGGTCGTCGCCCCCGACAAGAGCACCGTCGTTCCGGAGCGGCTGCCGGGGAGCTACCCGGGCAAGGACTGCTCGCGGCAGCCGAACATCGACTTCTGGAACCGGGTCGTGGCCGAGGCCGGGGCGGTCGACCTGCGTCCGCACCTCGCCGCGGCCGCCGCCGAGGTGAAACGCGAGGTCTACTACCGGCAGGACACGCACTGGACCGACGAGGGCGCGCTGGTGATGACCCGCCGTCTCGCCGAGATCGTGCAGCCGGGAACGACCCGAACCTGGGTCACCGAGACCGACCGGGTCTGGAAGTCGTCGGGCGGGGACCTCGCCGCGCTGATGGGCCGCAAGGGCGAGATGTCCGGGGTGCAGTACCGGCTGCGGCCGGACGGCATGGTCGACCGGACCCGCTCGGTCGGCACCCAGTTCACCGACCCGCTGGTGCTGCGGACCGCGCAGGGCACCGGAATGGTCTCGCCCCGGGTCGCGCTGCTGATGGACTCGTTCAGCCGGTCCGCGGCGCCCTACCTCGGTGCCACCTTCGCCAACCTGACGCTGCAGAACTACCTGGACTTCGCCAAGAGCCCCGAGGCGGCCGCGGCCACCATCGCCGGCCAGGACGTCGTGGTCGTGCAGATGGTCGAGCGCAATCTGGCCGCGGGCGGCGGCACCCTGGTCATGCCCCAGTTCCTCGATCGTTTCGAGCAACTCCTCCCGCCCCGGCGCTAGATCCGTTACGCACTCGTTGCGTATTCGGCATTTGCGTGCGTCACGGAAAATCACAAACAACTGGAACGCGCGCGAATAAACCATCGACCAGCGGTTTCCGGTTGTTTGGCTTCGTTACACGAAGTGGCGTGTTTCACTCGATCATGTAATGCCTCCGATGGGCGTGCTATACCGGCTGATGCAAAAAGTTTGATGTGGCGAGTTTCCAATGTCCATTTTGGACTCGATTTCACACGGAGCGACCCCTGACACGCGACCATCGAGCCACATTCGACGTCCTCGCGGCTGCCCTGACGCAGTGCCACGCGGATGGAGTGACCGGAACATTGCGCGTCACGGGCAATCCGGGGGGCCTGTTCCACCTGAGCGAGGGCGCGGTGGTCGCCGTGGACAGTCCCGGCTCGCCGAAAGCGGAAACGCTGCTGCTGTCCTCGGGCCGGATCAGCGACGAGGACTGGGCCGCTGTCCTGCGTGAAGGCGTCGAGAGCCGGGCCCGTCGAGCGGCGCTGGTCGCCCGCGGGATCCTCACGTCCGGCGAGGTCGAGGCCGTGGTGCTGGAGGCCACGCAGGACGGCGTGTTCGCCACAGTCGCCGGTGACATCGAGCAGTGCGTCGTGGTCGAGGACGAAACCGTCGACGTGCTGCTGACAGCTCCGGACGGCGTGGCCCCGGAGCTGCTGCTGCCGGAAACGATCCGCAGGCTGGACGAACTCGCCTCGATGCCATTCCCCCTGTCGCCCTACCGGGAGTGCGTGGTGCCCGGAGGCGGAGCGGAGGCAGCCGCCCCCGGCGAGGAGGAGCGGTCACGGATCCTCGCCAACGCCGACGGCAGGCGCACGGCGCGGGACATCGCCTTCGCGGTCGGCCGGGGCGTCCACCCCGTCACCGTCGAGATCTCCCGGATGCTCGCCGAGGGTCTGTTGGAGATCGCCCCACCGGCGGTCGCGGTCGTGTGTTCACACCAGGAGATCACCTCGCTGGAGCGCCGGGCGAAGGCGGCGCGGGTCGCTGCCCCCGGCGCCGACCGCGCGAGCCCGCTGCCCGTACGCCGCCCGGGCCCGCCGCACCGGATGCCGGGAACCACATGAGCCCGTCGTGGTGGCGGTTCCGCCCGAGAATCTCGGCCTTTCCGAAGAAGAAAGGAAGAATGTTGGACTACGACGCGCTGGCCGTCGAACTGCGCAATCTGCGAGAAAGGGTATCCGGGGTAACCAGCACGGTCATAGCCGCCGTCGACGGAATTCCCATCATCTCCGATTCCGCGAGCACCGTCGACCCGTCGAACGTCTCGGCGCTCGCCGCGGCCGATCTCGGGATCGCCCGCCAGGCGTCGGAGGTGCTCGGCCTGGGCGCGCTCAGCCAGACCGTGGTTTTCAGCAGCCGGGGCTACATGGCCGTGTACGCGATCGGCCGAAGGGCGCTGCTGGTCGTACTGGGGGACAAGGGGCTGAATCTCGGGCGCCTCCTCTACGAGGCCCAGCCCGCGATCGAGCGGATCGAATCGATCCTGACCCCCGGCAAGATCTCCGCTTAGACCAAGAACTGTTGAGAGAAGAAAGTGATTCGATGAACATCGATATGGCGCTGAAAGAATGCATGTCCATCAACGGTGCCGTCGGCGTCGCCCTGGTCGACTACGACAGCGGGATGTCGCTCGGCACGGCCGGTGGCGGCGACTGGCTCAACCTGGAGCTCGCGGCGGCGGGCAACACCGAGGTCGTCCGGGCGAAGCTCCAGGTGATGTCCACGCTCGCGCTCAACGACAGCATCGAGGACATCCTCATCACCCTGCACCGGCAGTACCACATGATCCGGTTGATCAACGCGGCGAAGGTCCGGAGCTCGCTGTTCCTGTACCTGGTGCTGGACCGGGACCAGGCGAACCTCGCCCTGGCCCGGCACAACCTCAAGCGCATCGAGAACGACCTGCAGGTCTGAAGCGGTGCGCACGGTGGGGATGCGGCGTCCCCGCATTCCCACCGCGGGCCGCGGTTAGGCGCGGCGGGCCGAGAGCCCGCGGAGGCGGGCGGTGCCCACGGCCCGGCACACGAGGTAGATCAGGAACGAGATCGCGGTGATGAACGCGCTGACAGGGACGCCCGGGGCCAGGGAGAGCACGATCCCGCCCAGCGCGGCGACCTCGGCGAAGACCACGGAGAGCACGATCGCCATCGTGGGGTTGGCGGTCAGCCGGGCCGCCGCGGCGCCGGGGGTGACCATCAGGGCCAGCACCAGGAGCGCGCCCACGGTCTGCACGCCGAGCGCGGTCGCGACGCCGACCAGAACCGCGAAGAGCGGCGTCAGCACGCGCACGGGGACACCGCGGGCGACCGCGACCTCGGCGTCCACGCTGGCGAACAACAGCGGGCGGTAGATCACCGCGAAGACCACCAGGACCGCGAGCGCGGCGACGGTCAGCAGTGCGAGATCGGCCGAGTCCACGCCGACGATCTGCCCGATCAGCAGGCTGAACTTGTTGGACGTGCGCCCGGGGTACAACGCCAGCAGCAGCACGCCGAGGCCGAGCCCGAACGACAGGACGGCGCCGATGACGGAGTCGCGTTCGCCGTCGCGCTGGCCGAGCAGGCCCAGGAGCAGCGCGGCGACCACGGAGCCGGCCAGCGCGCCACCGCCGACGCTGGTGCCGATGAGCAGCGCGGCCGCGGCGCCGGTGAACGCCAGCTCCGCGGTGCCGTGCACGGCGAAGGACATCCGCCTGGCCACCACCATCGGGGCGAGTGCGCCGGAGACCAGGCCCAGCACCGCCGCGGCGAGCAGCGCGTTGCGGACGAAGTCGTAGCCCAGCAGCTCGAGGGTGGCGTTGAAGTCGAAGAGCTTGCCGAAGAAGTCCTCCACGCCGATCAGCCCTTCGCCTCGACGTGGTGGTGGACGGTGGCCCCGTCCTGCTCCGCGCCGACCACGACGATGCGGTCGCGCACCCGCAGCACCTCGATGGGCGTGCGGTAGAGCTCGCTGAGCGTCTCCGAGGTCATCACCTCGTCCGGAGTGCCGATCCGGAAGCGCCCGTCGACCAGGTAGAGCACCCGGTCCACGAACGGCAGGATCGGGTTGATCTCGTGCGTCACGAACAGCACGCCCGCCCCGCGCAGCTTGGCCTGTTCGGCGATCAGGCCGCTGACCACGCGCTGCTGGGCCAGGTCGAGGGAGAGCAGCGGCTCGTCGCAGAGCAGCACCTCAGGCCCGGCGACGAGAGCTTGGGCCACCCTCAGCCGCTGCTGCTCACCACCGGAGAGCAGGCCGATCGGCATGTGCGCGTAGCTCTGCGCGCCGACCTCGGCCAGTATCTCGTCCACCCTGGCCCGGCTCGCGCGGCGCGAACGGAAGCCCCACCGGTGCCCTTCCAGGCCCAAGGTCACCAGGTCGCGCCCGCGCACGCTCAGCGTGGCGTCCACGGAGCGCTGCTGCGGGATGTAGCCGACGCGGGTGCTGCCGCGCCGCGCGGGCTCGCCGTGGATCTCCACGGTGCCCGAGGACAGCGGCTGGAGGCCGAGCAGCACCCGCAGCAGGCTGGTCTTGCCGGAGCCGTTGGGGCCGAGCACGGCGAGGAACTCCCCGGGCGCGACGTCGAGGTCGAGCCCGTCCCACAACACGCGCGGCCCGTACGCCAGCCGCGCGTCCCGCAACCTCACGACACCCAACGTGCTCTCCTACTTCTTCGGCAGGGCCTTGGCGAGAGCGTCGACCTGGGCGCTCATCCACTGCAGGTAGTTCTTGCCCTCCGGCAGGGTCTCAGTCAACTCCACCACCGGCAGGCCCGCCGCGACGGCCTTCGCCTTGGCCTGCTTGGTCACCCCGGACTCGGTCTGCGGGTTGTAGATCAGCACGACCGCCTGCTTGCCGGTGATCAGCTTCTCCAGTTCCGCGACGGCGGCTGCGGGAGGGTCGTTGCCCTCCTCGACGGCCTTGCTGAACTGCTCGGGGGTGACGTCCGTGAGCCCGGCGTGGGTGATCAGGTTGGCCGCGACCGGCTCGGTGGCGATGACCTTGGCGTCCTTGTTGGCCTCGCCGAAGGCGTGCACGCGCTTGTCGAGCGCGCCGATCTCGTCCTTGAACTTCGCGGCGTTCTGGGTGAACTTCGCCTTCGCGGCGGGCTTCAGGTCGCCGAGGCGGCCCGCGAGCTCGTCGGCGACCCTGGCCACGGTGTCGAAGTCGTACCAGACGTGCTCGTTGTGCCCGCCGGTCCCGTGCTCGTGGTCGTGACCCTCGGTGGTGGTCTCGCCCGCGTGCTCGCCCAGCTTGACGGCCTCGATGACCACGGTGTTGGGCTGCACCAGCTTGCCGATCGCGTCGTCGTAGCCGCCGCCGTTGAACAGCAGCAGGCCGGCGTCCTTCACCGCGGCGCTGTCGGCCGGGGTCACCTGGTAGGAGTGCGGGTCGACGCCGCCGCCGGAGATGAGCGCCTTGACGGCGATCTCGTCACCGCCCACGGTCGCGGCCACATCCCCCCAGACGTCGGTGGAGGCGACGACCTTGAGCTTGCCCGCGGCGCCCGGCTGTGGGGACTGGGACGTGCCGCCGCCACAACCGGTGAGCAGGAGCGCGGCGGCGGTCAGCCCGGCGAACAGCCGGGGGCTACGGATGGTCATGGACGGCACTCCTAGGCGACATTCGATCAGGTAATGGAAACCGTTGTCGAGTTCACCTTACGAGCACAGGACCGGCCCCCGTCCAGCTGATGCGGACGAGGGCCGGAATTGTGATGCGATAGACGCAGGCTCAGCCGTCGATCCGGGCGCCGGTCTCCGGGTTGAACAGGTGGATCTCGCTGTGGTCGCGCAGGCCGACCCGGACGGTCTGGCCCAGCGCGGGCGGGGTGCGGCCGTCGACCCGGACGATGAACCGCTCCGGGCGGTCGGCGATGCGCACCGAGCCGTAGACGTAGGCGTCGGCGCCCAGCTCCTCGACCAGCTCGACGGTCAGCTCCATGCCGTCCTCGTCCGCGCCGACCAGGCCGAGCGACTCCGGGCGGACACCGAAGGTGACCTCCTTGAGGCCGTCCGCGCCGACCTTGTCCAGCGTGGTCCTCGGCAGCGGGACCTCGAGGCCGTCCAGCTGCGCGCCCGCGGCGGTCAGCGGCACGGTCTTCAGGTTCATGCCGGGAGAGCCGATGAACGCGGCCACGAAAGCGTTGGCCGGGGTCTCGTACAGCGCGCGCGGGGTGTCGCACTGCTGGAGCAGGCCGTCCTTGAGCACCGCGACGCGGTGGCCCATGGTCATGGCCTCGACCTGGTCGTGGGTGACGTAGATCGTGGTGGTGCCGAGGCGCCGCTGGAGGGCGGCGATGTTGGCCCGGGTCTCCACGCGGAGCTTGGCGTCGAGGTTGGACAGCGGCTCGTCCATGAGGAAGACGCTGGGCTCGCGCACGATGGCGCGGCCCATCGCGACGCGCTGCCGCTGGCCACCGGAGAGGGCCTTCGGCTTGCGGTCGAGGTACTTCTCCAGGTCGAGCATCTTGGCCGCCTCGGCGACCTTCTCCTTGATCTGCGGCTTGGGCACGCCGCGCAGCTTCAGCGCGAAGCCCATGTTCTCGCCGACGGTCATGTGCGGGTACAGCGCGTAGGACTGGAAGACCATCGCGATGTCGCGGCCCTTGGGCGGGACGTTGGTGACGTCCTTCCCGCCGATCTCGATGGCACCCTCGTCAACGTCCTCCAGGCCGGCCAGCATGCGCAGCGCGGTGGACTTGCCCGAACCGGACGGCCCGACCAGGACCAGGAACTCGCCGTCAGCGATGTCCAGCTTCAGCTCGTCGACCGCCCGCACGGGCGGGCTGCCCGGGTACACCCGGGACGCGTTGACGTAGGCGACCTCGGCCATGTGTGGGTCCCTTCACTTCACTGTGCGGCGAGAAACGTCAAGGTAGCTGTTCAGAACGATTCCGTCAGCCCCTCGGGTGACACTTCAACGATAAAGGTTCAGACCAATAGGGCCGCCTACCCCTTGACCGCTCCGGAGGCAAGCCCGGCAACGAGAAACTTCTGGACCAGGTAGAAGACGATTACCGCCGGAATGGCCACCAGGATCGAGGCCGCCGCGAGGTGACCCCATTCCGTCCGGTTCTGCTGGACGAACACCTGCAGGCCCACGGCCAGGGTCTTCGACTCGTCCGACGCCGAGAGGAAGGCCGAGGCGAAGGCCACCTCGCCCCACGCGGTGAGGAACGCGTAGAACGCGGTGACCGCCACCCCGGGCTTGGACAGGGGCAGCACCAGCCGCCAGAAGACCGAGAACGGGGAGAGCCCGTCGATGCGGCCCGCCTCGTCGATATCCCGGGGAATG
The window above is part of the Allokutzneria albata genome. Proteins encoded here:
- a CDS encoding metal ABC transporter permease codes for the protein MEDFFGKLFDFNATLELLGYDFVRNALLAAAVLGLVSGALAPMVVARRMSFAVHGTAELAFTGAAAALLIGTSVGGGALAGSVVAALLLGLLGQRDGERDSVIGAVLSFGLGLGVLLLALYPGRTSNKFSLLIGQIVGVDSADLALLTVAALAVLVVFAVIYRPLLFASVDAEVAVARGVPVRVLTPLFAVLVGVATALGVQTVGALLVLALMVTPGAAAARLTANPTMAIVLSVVFAEVAALGGIVLSLAPGVPVSAFITAISFLIYLVCRAVGTARLRGLSARRA
- a CDS encoding roadblock/LC7 domain-containing protein yields the protein MLDYDALAVELRNLRERVSGVTSTVIAAVDGIPIISDSASTVDPSNVSALAAADLGIARQASEVLGLGALSQTVVFSSRGYMAVYAIGRRALLVVLGDKGLNLGRLLYEAQPAIERIESILTPGKISA
- a CDS encoding ABC transporter ATP-binding protein: MAEVAYVNASRVYPGSPPVRAVDELKLDIADGEFLVLVGPSGSGKSTALRMLAGLEDVDEGAIEIGGKDVTNVPPKGRDIAMVFQSYALYPHMTVGENMGFALKLRGVPKPQIKEKVAEAAKMLDLEKYLDRKPKALSGGQRQRVAMGRAIVREPSVFLMDEPLSNLDAKLRVETRANIAALQRRLGTTTIYVTHDQVEAMTMGHRVAVLKDGLLQQCDTPRALYETPANAFVAAFIGSPGMNLKTVPLTAAGAQLDGLEVPLPRTTLDKVGADGLKEVTFGVRPESLGLVGADEDGMELTVELVEELGADAYVYGSVRIADRPERFIVRVDGRTPPALGQTVRVGLRDHSEIHLFNPETGARIDG
- a CDS encoding metal ABC transporter ATP-binding protein; its protein translation is MRLRDARLAYGPRVLWDGLDLDVAPGEFLAVLGPNGSGKTSLLRVLLGLQPLSSGTVEIHGEPARRGSTRVGYIPQQRSVDATLSVRGRDLVTLGLEGHRWGFRSRRASRARVDEILAEVGAQSYAHMPIGLLSGGEQQRLRVAQALVAGPEVLLCDEPLLSLDLAQQRVVSGLIAEQAKLRGAGVLFVTHEINPILPFVDRVLYLVDGRFRIGTPDEVMTSETLSELYRTPIEVLRVRDRIVVVGAEQDGATVHHHVEAKG
- a CDS encoding GNAT family N-acetyltransferase, translating into MVTVRTATAADLDALLGLYKEFNPEDPDLSIVDASAIWAEMAGQGRIVLVAERDGVVAGTLDCAPFANLTRGGRPILNLENMVVGVGHRRQGIGRALIGAAVDLARELGCYKLQLLSADTEEAHAFYESCGFRHAARGYRFYL
- a CDS encoding metal ABC transporter solute-binding protein, Zn/Mn family codes for the protein MTIRSPRLFAGLTAAALLLTGCGGGTSQSPQPGAAGKLKVVASTDVWGDVAATVGGDEIAVKALISGGGVDPHSYQVTPADSAAVKDAGLLLFNGGGYDDAIGKLVQPNTVVIEAVKLGEHAGETTTEGHDHEHGTGGHNEHVWYDFDTVARVADELAGRLGDLKPAAKAKFTQNAAKFKDEIGALDKRVHAFGEANKDAKVIATEPVAANLITHAGLTDVTPEQFSKAVEEGNDPPAAAVAELEKLITGKQAVVLIYNPQTESGVTKQAKAKAVAAGLPVVELTETLPEGKNYLQWMSAQVDALAKALPKK
- a CDS encoding alginate O-acetyltransferase AlgX-related protein, with translation MTVRDGGKATEGFTLPQVHEAWLPREHSLHRPRHGKRQLVALISAIAFFATPLVAWTFGARPVAFENRELVAFPSLSNGFGFFTKLPQWATDHLVFRQDAVHATDWISETFFGEPVPLDGGHNSGGPVPANPIAPPAPTEPTGPEQVLPPDSSGFVKVVQGRDGWLFFGGDAQSKCQPAQSLDRTIAQVNRLRAIVERSGRRFVLVVAPDKSTVVPERLPGSYPGKDCSRQPNIDFWNRVVAEAGAVDLRPHLAAAAAEVKREVYYRQDTHWTDEGALVMTRRLAEIVQPGTTRTWVTETDRVWKSSGGDLAALMGRKGEMSGVQYRLRPDGMVDRTRSVGTQFTDPLVLRTAQGTGMVSPRVALLMDSFSRSAAPYLGATFANLTLQNYLDFAKSPEAAAATIAGQDVVVVQMVERNLAAGGGTLVMPQFLDRFEQLLPPRR